TTCAACTGTCATCTTGGTTCAGTGATGCTAATAGTGATAAAACGCTGGCAGTAGAATTACTAGCTGGTCCGCGATTCCAAAAGTTGGCTTTGCGTTTGTTATCGGGCCAAGAAATTCGTTTCCGAGGCACATTCTCATCGCCGTCAGTTGGTGGTCTCAAACCGGAATTGGTATTGAGCTCGTTGGAGTGCTTGTCTTGTCAATCGGATAGCTCGTATAACGGTCGTACAGAGTCTGCTGCCGACCAACCAGTACATGAGTTGCCAGATGCCAGTATTTTCGTCGATAAGGCGTTGCAAGGAGCGGCAGATTTCGTCCTGCCGCATTTTTTACGTCTTAATGTCACCCAGTTGCTTCATTCTGGCTAACTGCTTCGCAAAATCACCCTTACATCTTTAACACATTTAATTTATGCTTTTACCCATCAGCATTTTTCAATGATGATATTTTCGTGCCATCAGTGATCGTTGTTCATGTCACAAAAACTATAGGTAGCTTTtatgaataaaataattaataatagaAACATGGAAATGACTTTGGAGGTATTAGGGCTAACAGTTTCATCAGACAAAGCAAGAATAAACACAATAATGCGCTACAGCTTCGGGTCCGTATTCGCTTATACGagagcttttgttttgtccgtTTTACTAAGGTCTACAGGCACTAAATTTCATCCTGTTGGAGATGACGAACAAATAGACTGCAGTTAACGATTCCAAATTTGAAGCACATTGTCTGTATCTTATGTGGGCTGAGTTCTGTGATGTATGGACGCAATGAAATGTGGAGCATATGATGAGAATTAGCGAAAATGTCTCAAACATGTTTTGAATAGACATCGTTCTTTAACAAGGGGACCATAACCTAAATACGATCTACGGTCTTCTTCTATTAGCCAAAATTTCCGACAGCTACGCGCACGAAAATGAGGGAGGTAAGAGACGATGAAACCCAGCAGACAAGGGGGAAATATGAGGACGGGAGGGAGAACGAGACTGTTAGTGTAAACAAGGCTGAAAGCGGAAAGAACCGCTTAGATGGAAAATGAAGAACAGACGGCTTTTGGTAACTGAGGATAGGGAGAAGGTTATACGGTTATCACCCCTCGAGTTGGCAGAGGTCAAAACAAACAGTCGTAACTAGGTTTCTGTCGCACACTCAGTTGTGCTCACAAAACGACGAGCGAACAGTCAAATTTCAGAACAGTATACTCCGAGAGACGTCAACATCCAGATATACTATAGCCGAAAAAGGGACTTGCTACTTTAGTTTCAAAGAAGATGGCTTGGTCCACTGTTGTGAAACTCTGCTTGATCGTCGTTTTGTGCTTCACAGTCGTTGATTACGTCAATGCACAGGGTAACATTTCTTGCAAGTTGCGAGAAAATTTAGCCggcaaaaaacaacaaaaaacaattgagtTTGGTATTGGCAAAATTAGGACGTACCAGTagcagcagcggcagcagcaATTTGAAACTGAAGGAAGAAGTGGAGTTTCTCAAAGCAAACCTGAGCGCCCTATGGGACATAGTTTCAGCGCTGCAAACACGAGCGGCTGAGGAACGCCAAGACGAATCGGAAGAGCTTGTCGTCAGTTTAGGactgaaaaggaaagaagcaTGGGGGCCtaatatgaaaaatattttcgaTTCACAGGTTGATTATTCGCTAATTTTTTATCATTACATTCTCCATCATATCATCATATTTAatgcccttttattttttttttacgcaaaATGGTTTTTGATTCATTTGTATGATATTGGCGTAGATACGCGTACGGCCACAAGACGAATCGAAGAGCTATCCAGCCGTGTCGGCAGCCTACTTGCTTTTCCGCCGCAAAGACTTCAGCACGTGGAGGCGGGTGAAAAACACGGACGAGCTTTACTTTTGGCATCGCGGGACGACATTGCTGGTAGCTAATTTCACAACATTTTACGATTAAACCGCTGTTTTTAAACGATATTTTACTGTTTCCCTAACACGCTAGTTACATTTACTCAAGCCAGACGGTAGTGTCCAGCAAGTGAAATTAGGAGACCCCATTCAAGATCCCGATGCAAACCCGCAAATAATTATTGCCGTTGGATCGTGGGTAGCGGCCGATCTAGAAGATAAGCTTAGCTATTGCCTCATCAGCGTTGTTCAAGCACCCGGTAATTTTCTTTAtaatcttttttcattcacagTTGATCGGTTTTCTTCCTACTTGCTTCACGAAACTGTTGTGCCGCTTATTTCGTAGGTTTTGACGCGTCTAAAGCTGAAGTGGGTCAACCTGAAACGTTGATATCACGTTACCCTCAGTCCGAGACGCTCATCAACCGCTTGGCTCCACCCCGCCAACTGCCGGCGACAACAACCGATGCGACCGACGATGAGTGATGTACTCCCGCCCCActcttcaaatatttttgttttgactcgAAACTTTCTTGACCCTTTCCCCCCAGTGTTATGCCTCGTCCCTCCATCAGCTAATCCTTCTGCCAAGTTTATACGTGCCTAATTGTAATTGTATTCTTTTTCAAggaacaataataataaaaaaattagataGCACCTTTCAGTGCACGGAGTGTGTCTACGTACGAGCGAATAACTTTGTATAGAGAAAAATGGGAACGGAATGACCTAGATCTCtccgttattcttttttctcatgGTGTATGCACAACAGGAACTGTTTCACGGCTGTTCTTATACAAGTGCACGAACGCCTTAGTGCATTGCATTGGCGCTCCACCCTACTCTCACGCGCCGTCATTTTACAGTAACAACGTAGGCTTTGGTTAGGGATGCTTTAGTCGGAGTTCGGAATAGTGCGTGGACTGTGTTGGTTAAACACTCTCGA
The window above is part of the Daphnia carinata strain CSIRO-1 chromosome 7, CSIRO_AGI_Dcar_HiC_V3, whole genome shotgun sequence genome. Proteins encoded here:
- the LOC130690199 gene encoding uncharacterized protein LOC130690199 isoform X2 — protein: MAWSTVVKLCLIVVLCFTVVDYVNAQGNISCNGSSNLKLKEEVEFLKANLSALWDIVSALQTRAAEERQDESEELVVSLGLKRKEAWGPNMKNIFDSQIRVRPQDESKSYPAVSAAYLLFRRKDFSTWRRVKNTDELYFWHRGTTLLLHLLKPDGSVQQVKLGDPIQDPDANPQIIIAVGSWVAADLEDKLSYCLISVVQAPGFDASKAEVGQPETLISRYPQSETLINRLAPPRQLPATTTDATDDE
- the LOC130690199 gene encoding uncharacterized protein LOC130690199 isoform X1; translated protein: MAWSTVVKLCLIVVLCFTVVDYVNAQGRTSSSSGSSNLKLKEEVEFLKANLSALWDIVSALQTRAAEERQDESEELVVSLGLKRKEAWGPNMKNIFDSQIRVRPQDESKSYPAVSAAYLLFRRKDFSTWRRVKNTDELYFWHRGTTLLLHLLKPDGSVQQVKLGDPIQDPDANPQIIIAVGSWVAADLEDKLSYCLISVVQAPGFDASKAEVGQPETLISRYPQSETLINRLAPPRQLPATTTDATDDE